The following proteins are encoded in a genomic region of Gimesia algae:
- a CDS encoding polynucleotide kinase-phosphatase produces the protein MEISIPKLSLVVLVGPSGAGKSTFARKHFLPTEVISSDFCRGIISDDENDQNVTKQAFELLGYIVSQRLKSGRLTVVDATNVQQEARAQWVELARKYHFLPVAIVLNLSEKICHARNQERPDRLFGSHVVRNQRSQLKRSLKRIRREGYRYVFELNSVEQIETAKLERVPLWNDRREEQGPFDIIGDIHGCCDELEALLAQLGYVRESTAEPAPLWGEEHYAHAEGRKVVFLGDLVDRGPRSLDTVRIVRNMVQQGTAFCVPGNHDMKLLRKLKGKDVKLTHGLAETVAEIDAMPAETREPFCQALAEFLDSLISHYVLDQGKLVVAHAGMTAELQGRGSGKVRSFALYGETTGETDEFGFPVRYNWAAEYRGDAHVVYGHTPIPDPEWLNRTVNIDTGCVFGGRLTALRYPEKQFVSEPARTVYCEFVKPIYRDTEAAAQTAQQQHDDLLDVQDVTGKRIVSTRLQTNITIREENATAALEVMSRFAANPKWLIYLPPTMSPSETSTEPGLLEHPAEAFAYFRNQGIPQIICEEKHMGSRAVVVVCRDQETARQRFGVQEAERGIVYTRTGRRFFNQPELETAFLERVRQALSAADFWNEFQTDWVCFDCELMPWSAKAQALLQSQYAVVGAAGKAALPPVVAALEQTTARLTAEEASHAEEVVTHFRNRRTAIEEFVHAYRHYCWSVDTLDDLKLAPFHLLATEGRVHIDQNHHWHMQTIARICKQDEKLLLATPSLKVDLTDNDSVQAGIDWWSGLTSTGGEGMVVKPLEWIQRGTQGLVQPAVKCRGKEYLRIIYGPDYDAEENLSRLRNRSLHRKRSLAQREFALGIEALERFVNREPLRRVHECVFGVLALESEPVDPRL, from the coding sequence ATGGAAATCTCAATCCCGAAACTCTCACTCGTCGTGCTCGTCGGCCCCAGCGGGGCAGGCAAAAGTACGTTTGCGCGAAAACACTTTCTTCCGACCGAAGTGATCTCTTCCGATTTCTGCCGAGGCATAATCAGCGATGATGAAAACGACCAGAATGTCACAAAACAGGCTTTCGAACTGCTGGGTTACATCGTCTCTCAACGCCTGAAATCCGGGCGGCTGACGGTCGTCGACGCCACCAACGTCCAGCAGGAGGCCCGCGCGCAGTGGGTCGAACTGGCGCGAAAATACCACTTTCTGCCGGTCGCTATCGTGCTTAACCTGTCCGAAAAGATCTGCCATGCGCGGAACCAGGAGCGTCCCGACCGTTTGTTTGGATCACACGTGGTCCGCAATCAGCGATCGCAGTTGAAACGTTCTCTGAAACGAATCCGACGTGAAGGCTACCGTTATGTTTTCGAACTGAACTCAGTCGAACAGATTGAAACGGCTAAACTGGAACGGGTCCCCCTCTGGAATGACCGCCGCGAAGAACAGGGCCCGTTCGACATTATCGGCGATATTCATGGCTGCTGTGACGAACTGGAAGCATTGTTGGCCCAACTCGGTTACGTACGAGAATCAACAGCAGAACCGGCCCCACTCTGGGGCGAAGAACATTATGCGCACGCCGAAGGTCGCAAAGTCGTCTTTCTGGGCGATCTGGTCGACCGGGGACCGCGTTCTCTGGACACAGTCCGCATCGTACGTAACATGGTTCAGCAGGGGACGGCATTCTGCGTTCCCGGAAACCATGACATGAAACTGCTTCGCAAGCTCAAAGGGAAAGATGTCAAACTGACGCACGGTCTCGCAGAAACCGTCGCTGAAATCGACGCGATGCCTGCAGAGACGCGGGAACCGTTCTGCCAGGCGCTGGCCGAGTTTCTCGACAGTCTGATCAGCCATTATGTACTGGATCAGGGAAAGCTCGTTGTCGCGCACGCTGGCATGACAGCTGAACTGCAAGGGCGCGGCTCAGGCAAGGTACGCTCTTTCGCACTCTACGGAGAAACGACAGGCGAAACGGACGAATTCGGCTTTCCAGTACGCTATAACTGGGCCGCCGAATACCGGGGCGATGCGCATGTGGTCTACGGTCATACCCCCATTCCCGATCCGGAATGGCTCAACCGAACTGTCAACATCGACACAGGTTGCGTCTTTGGTGGTCGCCTGACGGCACTCCGCTACCCGGAAAAACAGTTCGTCTCGGAACCTGCCAGAACCGTCTACTGTGAATTTGTAAAACCAATTTACCGGGATACCGAAGCTGCTGCGCAGACAGCTCAGCAGCAACACGATGACCTGCTCGACGTACAGGATGTCACCGGCAAGCGGATCGTTTCCACGCGTCTGCAGACGAACATCACCATTCGTGAGGAGAACGCGACCGCGGCCCTGGAAGTCATGAGCCGATTCGCTGCCAATCCGAAATGGCTGATCTATCTCCCTCCGACGATGTCGCCTTCAGAAACCTCCACAGAACCGGGACTACTGGAACATCCCGCCGAAGCATTTGCTTATTTTCGCAACCAGGGAATCCCCCAGATCATCTGCGAGGAAAAACACATGGGGTCGCGTGCGGTGGTTGTCGTCTGTCGCGATCAGGAAACTGCCCGCCAGCGGTTTGGGGTACAGGAAGCGGAACGTGGTATCGTTTACACACGGACAGGACGGCGTTTCTTCAACCAGCCTGAACTGGAAACCGCATTCCTGGAACGGGTACGTCAGGCTTTGAGTGCCGCTGACTTCTGGAATGAGTTCCAGACGGACTGGGTCTGCTTCGATTGTGAACTGATGCCCTGGTCGGCCAAAGCACAGGCATTACTACAGTCCCAGTATGCGGTCGTCGGTGCAGCGGGGAAAGCGGCCCTCCCCCCGGTCGTCGCTGCGCTGGAACAGACAACAGCACGACTCACCGCTGAAGAAGCATCTCATGCCGAGGAGGTCGTAACCCATTTCCGCAACCGGCGAACCGCGATTGAAGAATTCGTGCACGCCTATCGCCACTACTGCTGGTCTGTGGATACACTGGATGACTTGAAACTGGCTCCGTTTCACCTGTTGGCCACGGAAGGGAGAGTCCACATCGACCAGAATCATCACTGGCACATGCAGACCATCGCACGCATCTGTAAGCAGGATGAGAAACTGCTGCTGGCGACGCCTTCGTTGAAAGTCGATCTGACCGACAATGACAGTGTGCAGGCCGGTATCGACTGGTGGTCCGGGTTGACAAGCACCGGAGGAGAAGGGATGGTGGTCAAACCCCTGGAGTGGATTCAGCGAGGCACACAAGGACTGGTGCAGCCTGCGGTCAAGTGCCGGGGGAAAGAGTATTTGCGGATTATCTATGGACCGGATTACGACGCGGAAGAAAATCTGTCCCGCTTGCGGAATCGTAGTCTGCACCGCAAACGATCTCTGGCGCAACGTGAGTTTGCATTGGGCATCGAAGCGCTGGAACGATTTGTGAACCGGGAACCGCTCAGGCGGGTCCATGAATGTGTGTTTGGAGTTCTGGCGTTGGAAAGTGAGCCGGTCGACCCCCGACTGTAA
- a CDS encoding nucleotidyltransferase domain-containing protein has protein sequence MNKRVHYQPNLIYSEGTQVVTVREIIGPNGRTQHPRGSVGVVVRAPRDLVHSYRVKFPDGVEVALKADELTLLAQFKEGEIGNSDINASRSDLFSRVIFKCIIGSRAFGLEDEQSDTDYRGIYLPPADLQWSLYGVPEQLDCHETQETYWELQKFLVLALKANPNVLECLYSPLVEHVTPLGQELLDMRDIFLTRIVYQTYNGYVMSQFKKMQTDIKNQGKVKWKHVMHLIRLLISGITLLQEGYVVVDVGPHREQLLAIKRGEVPWEETEKWRKSLHKQFEQALEQTRLPARPDYETANHYLIKARRLATQEILP, from the coding sequence ATGAACAAGCGAGTCCATTATCAGCCGAACCTGATCTATTCTGAAGGCACACAGGTGGTGACGGTCCGGGAGATCATCGGGCCGAACGGTCGCACGCAGCATCCGCGGGGATCCGTGGGTGTGGTGGTGCGTGCGCCGCGTGACCTGGTTCACTCGTATCGTGTTAAATTCCCCGACGGTGTCGAAGTCGCCCTTAAAGCAGACGAACTGACGCTGCTTGCCCAATTCAAAGAAGGCGAGATCGGCAACAGCGACATCAACGCCAGCCGCAGTGACCTGTTCTCGCGCGTGATCTTCAAATGCATCATTGGCTCCCGGGCCTTTGGTCTGGAGGATGAGCAGTCCGATACCGATTATCGCGGCATCTATCTGCCTCCTGCGGATCTGCAGTGGTCTCTGTATGGCGTTCCCGAACAGCTCGACTGCCACGAAACGCAGGAAACCTACTGGGAGTTACAGAAGTTTCTGGTCCTGGCTTTGAAAGCGAACCCGAATGTCCTGGAATGTCTCTATTCTCCCCTGGTCGAACACGTTACGCCACTCGGTCAGGAACTGCTGGACATGCGGGATATTTTTCTGACGCGCATCGTTTATCAGACCTACAATGGTTACGTGATGTCGCAATTCAAAAAAATGCAAACCGACATCAAAAACCAGGGCAAGGTCAAATGGAAACATGTGATGCACCTGATCCGGCTGTTGATCTCGGGAATCACACTCTTGCAGGAAGGCTATGTGGTCGTCGATGTGGGACCACACCGGGAACAGTTGCTGGCAATCAAACGGGGTGAAGTCCCCTGGGAAGAGACCGAGAAATGGCGAAAGAGCCTGCACAAACAATTTGAGCAGGCGCTGGAACAGACCAGACTACCGGCCCGTCCCGATTATGAAACTGCGAATCACTATCTCATCAAAGCGCGCCGACTGGCGACACAGGAAATACTGCCATGA
- a CDS encoding nucleotidyltransferase domain-containing protein, with protein MNFDPRLQKQIEEHPYPLLFATISGSHLYGFPSPDSDYDLRGVHLLPLETIIGLKPGQETVERSRVDEGLEIDLVTHDVGKFFQLMLKKNGYVLEQLLSPLVLHAIPEYEELKALAPGCVTKYHAYHYLGFAATQWKLFQKEDPPRVKPLLYVYRVLLTGLYLMRTGEVEPNLIHLNEEAQLSYIPEMIERKLEGSERSTLDAADMEFHGREYQRLVSELEQALETTSLPEQPSSGAALNDLLVRIRLTHRKGT; from the coding sequence ATGAACTTCGATCCCCGACTTCAGAAACAGATAGAGGAACATCCTTATCCTCTGCTGTTTGCCACCATCAGTGGGTCGCATCTTTACGGCTTTCCTTCTCCTGATTCCGACTATGATCTGCGCGGCGTGCACCTGCTGCCGCTGGAGACGATCATCGGTCTGAAACCAGGTCAGGAAACGGTCGAGCGTTCACGCGTGGATGAGGGGTTGGAGATTGATCTGGTCACACACGATGTCGGTAAGTTCTTTCAACTCATGCTCAAAAAGAATGGCTACGTGCTGGAACAGTTGCTCTCGCCGCTGGTCTTGCACGCCATACCCGAGTATGAAGAGCTGAAAGCGCTGGCGCCCGGCTGTGTGACGAAGTATCACGCGTATCATTACCTGGGTTTCGCGGCGACGCAGTGGAAGCTGTTCCAGAAGGAAGATCCGCCCCGGGTCAAACCCCTGCTCTACGTGTACCGGGTGCTGCTCACCGGTCTATATCTGATGCGCACCGGTGAAGTGGAACCAAACCTGATCCACTTGAACGAAGAGGCGCAGTTGTCTTATATCCCGGAGATGATCGAACGCAAGCTGGAAGGTTCTGAACGTTCCACACTGGATGCCGCCGACATGGAGTTCCATGGACGCGAATATCAGCGGCTCGTAAGCGAACTGGAACAGGCGCTGGAAACCACCAGTCTGCCTGAACAGCCGAGTTCTGGTGCAGCCTTGAATGATCTGCTGGTCCGAATCCGTCTGACTCATCGGAAAGGAACCTGA
- a CDS encoding LamG domain-containing protein, whose translation MKFKSILIAVFSLSLACPLTAAEPEKATKEKKPQGLQFDGKTSYITFPHINLEDYGEFTIEAWVKDWSGRICCQGKQGDPENSIWISIRAKGHSTGWESDNGMNHSVPVDPNSIEGWDHFAMVYSELQQSLYLNGKLIHQTTAPAPGPFDERRLFFLGAQEKWEDTQSKPAALFGKGIMRMFRISKVARYDKEFEPEDNFKSDAETVVLFDFAKPDNDLLYDASPNKNNGIIYDVKWVDLKQD comes from the coding sequence ATGAAATTCAAATCGATTTTAATAGCCGTATTTTCGTTGAGCCTTGCTTGCCCTTTGACGGCTGCAGAACCGGAAAAAGCGACCAAAGAGAAAAAACCGCAGGGATTACAGTTCGATGGTAAAACCAGTTACATCACCTTTCCTCACATCAATTTGGAAGATTACGGTGAATTTACGATCGAAGCCTGGGTCAAAGACTGGTCGGGCCGGATCTGCTGTCAGGGAAAACAGGGAGATCCCGAAAACAGTATCTGGATCTCCATTCGTGCGAAAGGCCATTCCACTGGCTGGGAGAGTGACAACGGGATGAATCATTCTGTTCCCGTCGATCCCAATTCGATTGAAGGTTGGGACCATTTCGCGATGGTCTATTCCGAATTACAACAATCGCTTTACCTCAATGGAAAATTAATCCATCAGACCACGGCCCCCGCCCCTGGTCCTTTTGATGAAAGGCGGCTGTTCTTTCTGGGGGCACAGGAAAAATGGGAAGATACGCAATCCAAACCAGCGGCCCTGTTCGGTAAAGGTATCATGCGGATGTTTCGTATCTCGAAAGTCGCCCGCTATGACAAAGAATTTGAACCTGAGGACAACTTCAAATCCGATGCAGAAACGGTCGTACTCTTCGACTTTGCCAAACCAGATAATGATCTGCTGTACGATGCCTCTCCGAACAAAAATAACGGGATCATCTACGATGTCAAATGGGTTGACCTCAAACAGGACTAG
- a CDS encoding arsenate reductase ArsC, with protein MKRVLVLCTGNSCRSQMAEELWENLGAGEWQAESAGSNPSGYVHPLAIEAMRELDIDLSENTSKHLDQFTDQQFDLVVTVCDNAKESCPVFSGATQTLHWPFDDPADATGSDEEKMKTFRRVRDEIKTKIQNYLHA; from the coding sequence ATGAAACGTGTATTAGTATTATGTACGGGTAACTCCTGTCGGTCGCAGATGGCGGAAGAACTCTGGGAAAACCTGGGAGCAGGTGAATGGCAGGCGGAATCGGCCGGTTCGAATCCCTCCGGTTACGTACATCCACTGGCGATCGAAGCCATGCGTGAACTGGACATTGATTTGTCCGAGAACACAAGTAAGCACCTCGACCAGTTCACCGATCAGCAGTTTGATCTGGTGGTCACGGTTTGTGATAACGCGAAGGAATCGTGTCCCGTATTTTCAGGCGCTACCCAGACACTGCATTGGCCCTTCGATGACCCTGCGGATGCAACGGGATCAGATGAAGAGAAAATGAAAACATTTCGCCGCGTACGGGATGAAATTAAAACCAAAATTCAGAACTATCTGCATGCCTGA